In Nocardioides luti, the DNA window GGGGCCGCGACGCTCGGGTCGCCGGGGGAGTACGTCCAGTACGCCGCGGCCAAGGCCGGCGTCGACGCGCTGACCGTCGGCCTGGCCCAGGAGGTCGCCGACGCGGGGGTCCGCGTCGTCGGGGTCGCGCCCGGCATGGTCCGCACCCGGATCCACGAGGACGCCGGCGACCCCGGCCGGCTCGAGCGCGTGGCGGCCCGGATCCCGCTGGGGAGGCCCGGCGAGCCCGGTGAGATCGCGGACGCGATCGCGTGGCTGATGAGCGACGCGGCGTCGTACGTCACGGGCAGCACGCTGCGGGTCGCCGGCGGCCGCTGACCGGTTGGCAACATGTGCCAGCAGTCCGGGCCGGAGTTGGTCGCGCGTGCCGGTGCCCGGCGGGTGGGCGGTCACTAGGTTCGACGCATGAGGGTCCTGCTCGCGCTCGGCGGCAACGCCATGACGAACGCTGACGGGCGGGCCCGCGTCGAGGACCAGGTCGAGGCCGCCCGCATCGCGATGGAGGCCGTCGCAGCCCTGGTCGCCGAGGGCGTCGACGTCGTCATCACGCACGGCAACGGTCCTCAGGTCGGCAACCTCCTGGTCAAGAACGAGGTCGCCGCCGCCGTCGTGCCGCCGGTCCCGCTGGACTGGTGCGGCGCGCAGACCCAGGCGACCCTCGGGTTCGTCCTCATGAACGCGCTCGACGCCGCGCTCGGGCGGCGCGGCCTGGACCGGCGTACCGCCACCGTCGTCACCCGCACCCTCGTCGCCTGGGACGACCCCGGCTTCAGCCGCCCGACCAAGCCGATCGGGAGGTACCTCCCCGCCGACGAGGCGCGGCTCCTCGTCGAGCACGGCGAGACCTGGGAGGACCGCGGCGAGAAGGGCTGGCGCCGGGTGGTGGCCTCGCCCGAGCCGCTCGAGATCGTGGACGCGCCCGCCATCGCCGCCCTCGTCGACGCCGGCTTCCTCGTGGTCGCGAACGGCGGCGGCGGGATCCCGGTCGTCGTCGACGCGGACGGCGTGCTGCACGGCGTCGAGGCCGTGATCGACAAGGACCTCAGCGCCGCCGTGCTCGCGCGCAGCGTCGGCGCCGACGTGCTGGTGATCGCCACGGACGTGCCGCAGGCCGTGCTCCGGTACGGCGCCCCCGACGCCGAGCCGCTCGGCCGCGTCGCCGTCGGACGGATGCGCGAGCTGGCCGCCGAGGGCCACTTCGCCAGCGGCTCGATGGGTCCCAAGGTCGACGCCGTCTGCCGCTTCGTCGAGCAGGGCGGCAGCCGCTCGGTCATCACCGACCTGGACTCGATCGTCGCCGCCGTCACCGGCGACGGCACCGGAACCGTCGTCACCCCCGATCCGACCGGAACCGTCAGCCCCGATCCGACCGGTGGTTGAGGAGGTCGCGCAGCGACCGTCTCGAAACCCCGGACAGCCGAAAGGAACCCCATGCCCAGCGCCATCGAAGTCCGCAAGGTCCCGATCCACTCCGTCGCCGACGCCTCCGAGCTCGCGACGCTCATCGACGACGGGGTGATGGCGGCCGACCGCGTCATCGCGATCATCGGCAAGACCGAGGGCAACGGCGGGGTGAACGACTACACCCGGATCATCTCCGACCGCGCCTTCCGCGAGGTGCTCGTCGAGAAGGGCGCCGACCCGGCGGCCGTCAAGCAGATCCCGATCGTCTGGTCCGGCGGCACCGACGGGGTGATCAGCCCCCACGCCACGATCTTCGCGACGGTGCCGGACGGCGACGTCGAGCCCAGCGACGAGCCGCGCCTGACCGTCGGGTTCGCGATGAGCGAGCAGCTGCTCCCCGAGGACATCGGCCGGGTCGCCATGGTCGCCAAGGTCGCCGACGCGGTGAAGGTCGCGATGGAGAAGGCCGGCATCACCGACCCGGCGGACGTGCACTACGTGCAGACCAAGACCCCGCTGCTGACCGTGCACACGATCCGCGACGCCAAGTCGCGCGGCAAGACCGTGTGGACCGAGCACACCCACGAGTCGATGGACCTCTCCAACGGCACGACCGCGCTCGGCATCGCCGTCGCGCTGGGCGAGATCGAGATGCCGACCGACGCCGACGTCATGCACAACCGCGGCCTGTTCTCGGCGGTCGCGTCGTGCTCGTCCGGCGTGGAGCTCGACGTCGCGCAGGTCGTCGTGGTCGGCAACGCCGCCGGCGTCGGCGGCCGCTACCGGATCGGTCACTCGGTGATGAAGGACGCGCTCGACGCCGACGGCATCTGGGCGGCCATCAAGGACGCCGGGCTCGAGCTGCCCGACCGCCCGCACCCCTCCGACCTCGACGGCCGGCTGGTCAACGTGTTCCTCAAGTGCGAGGTCTCCCAGGACGGCGTCGTCCGCGGTCGCCGCAACGCGATGCTCGACGACTCCGACGTGCACTGGCACCGCCAGATCAAGTCCGCGGTCGGCGGCGTGACCGCCGCCGTCACCGGCGACCCGGCCGTCTTCGTCTCGGTCTCGGCCGCCCACCAGGGCCCCGACGGCGGCGGCCCGGTCGCCGCGATCGTCGACCTGGGCTGAGGGCCTGCGGCAGGCCCGTCAGCGCCTAGGCTGGCGGGCATGCAGCTGGTCGGGGGGCCGGGGCCCTCGCGCCGCACCGATGCCGCCGTCGCGTCCGTGGCGCTCGCGGTGGCCGCGCTGACGCTCGTGGTCACGACGCACGTCGCCTTCCGCAGCGGGAACGACCTGCTCCTGATCCTGCGCCACCCGCTCACGCTCCAGGCCTCGCAGGCCCTCTGGACCGGGCTCGCGTCCGCGAACCTGATGATCCTGCAGGTCGTCTGCCTGGCCCGGCTGCCCTGGCTGGAGCGAGCCTGGGGCCGTGGCCGGCTGACCCGGTGGCACCGTTGGCTCGGCTTCTGGTCGTTCTGGCTGATGGTCGTCCACGTCGGGCTGTTCGCCCTGCAGCGGGTGCTGCGCCGGCCCGGACGTGCGGGCCAGGCGCTCACCGACGTGTTCCTCCGCGAGCCCTGGATGCTGTGGGCCACGATCGGCACCGTCCTGATCGTGCTCGTGGTCCTGACGTCGCTGGCCGTGGCTCGCGCCCGGCTGCGGTACGAGACATGGCACCTGCTGCACCTCTGGGCCTACGTGGGGATGGCGGCGGCGCTGCCGCACATGCTGGTCGCCTCCGACTTCCACACGCCGTGGGTGACGGCGTACTGGTGGGGGCTCTACCTCGGCGCCCTCGGGCTCGTCGTGGCGTTCCGTGTCGTGCTGCCGACGTGGCGTTCCTGGCGCGAGCCGCTGCGGGTGCTCCAAGTGGAGGAGGAGGCCGCGGGCGCGGTGTCCGTCGTCGTGGGAGGCGGCGTCCGGCGGCTCGGTGCGCGACCCGGGCAGTTCCTGGTCTGGCGCTTCCTCGGCCCGCGCGGATGGTCGCGTGGGCACCCGTACTCCCTGTCCGACGCGCCCACCGACACCCGCACCCGCATCACGGTCGGCGGCTCCGGTGACGGTGCGCTCCGGCTGC includes these proteins:
- a CDS encoding carbamate kinase; its protein translation is MRVLLALGGNAMTNADGRARVEDQVEAARIAMEAVAALVAEGVDVVITHGNGPQVGNLLVKNEVAAAVVPPVPLDWCGAQTQATLGFVLMNALDAALGRRGLDRRTATVVTRTLVAWDDPGFSRPTKPIGRYLPADEARLLVEHGETWEDRGEKGWRRVVASPEPLEIVDAPAIAALVDAGFLVVANGGGGIPVVVDADGVLHGVEAVIDKDLSAAVLARSVGADVLVIATDVPQAVLRYGAPDAEPLGRVAVGRMRELAAEGHFASGSMGPKVDAVCRFVEQGGSRSVITDLDSIVAAVTGDGTGTVVTPDPTGTVSPDPTGG
- a CDS encoding ring-opening amidohydrolase, with amino-acid sequence MPSAIEVRKVPIHSVADASELATLIDDGVMAADRVIAIIGKTEGNGGVNDYTRIISDRAFREVLVEKGADPAAVKQIPIVWSGGTDGVISPHATIFATVPDGDVEPSDEPRLTVGFAMSEQLLPEDIGRVAMVAKVADAVKVAMEKAGITDPADVHYVQTKTPLLTVHTIRDAKSRGKTVWTEHTHESMDLSNGTTALGIAVALGEIEMPTDADVMHNRGLFSAVASCSSGVELDVAQVVVVGNAAGVGGRYRIGHSVMKDALDADGIWAAIKDAGLELPDRPHPSDLDGRLVNVFLKCEVSQDGVVRGRRNAMLDDSDVHWHRQIKSAVGGVTAAVTGDPAVFVSVSAAHQGPDGGGPVAAIVDLG
- a CDS encoding ferredoxin reductase family protein, translated to MQLVGGPGPSRRTDAAVASVALAVAALTLVVTTHVAFRSGNDLLLILRHPLTLQASQALWTGLASANLMILQVVCLARLPWLERAWGRGRLTRWHRWLGFWSFWLMVVHVGLFALQRVLRRPGRAGQALTDVFLREPWMLWATIGTVLIVLVVLTSLAVARARLRYETWHLLHLWAYVGMAAALPHMLVASDFHTPWVTAYWWGLYLGALGLVVAFRVVLPTWRSWREPLRVLQVEEEAAGAVSVVVGGGVRRLGARPGQFLVWRFLGPRGWSRGHPYSLSDAPTDTRTRITVGGSGDGALRLRSLTPGARVLVEGPYGGLPTTRRRHPHLVLMAAGVGITPLRSLLGALEAAPGEVTVLHRVRDDGDRLFAEEIDELATRHGVRVVVLAGPRRAPFSWLPAGVEDTETEALQRLLPDLLASDLLLCGPPGWSDAVEHAARLAGVRRRDLHREDFAW